A genomic window from Oscillospiraceae bacterium includes:
- the rplW gene encoding 50S ribosomal protein L23, giving the protein MKTPYDILLRPIITERSMEAVDQKKYVFEVARDANKIEIRKAVEEIFDVTVLSVNTINMQGKEKRQGAHIGRRSAWKKAIIRLRPDSKTIEFFEGMV; this is encoded by the coding sequence GTGAAGACGCCGTACGACATCTTGCTGCGCCCCATCATCACCGAGCGCTCGATGGAGGCCGTGGACCAGAAAAAATACGTCTTTGAAGTGGCGCGCGACGCCAACAAGATCGAAATCCGCAAAGCCGTGGAGGAGATCTTCGACGTGACGGTGCTGAGCGTCAATACCATCAATATGCAGGGCAAAGAAAAGCGGCAGGGCGCCCACATCGGCCGCCGCTCCGCCTGGAAAAAAGCGATCATCCGCCTGCGGCCGGACTCCAAGACCATCGAATTCTTCGAGGGTATGGTGTAA
- the rplD gene encoding 50S ribosomal protein L4 has protein sequence MPKANVYDMSGAQTGECELSEGVFGIEPNRAALHEMVRHHLAARRQGTQSTLTRSEVSGGGAKPWRQKGTGRARHGSTRSPQWTHGGVALGPKPRSYRYSVNKKVRRLAIRSALSAKAAAGEILIIEDLRLDAVKTKTFAAFLRALPVQAKRSLVVIPEPRESVILSARNIPGVKTTLAGIINVYDLLGHGVLILDRAAVTRIEEVYAQ, from the coding sequence ATGCCCAAGGCCAATGTATATGACATGTCCGGCGCCCAGACAGGCGAGTGCGAGCTGTCGGAGGGCGTGTTCGGCATCGAGCCGAACCGGGCCGCGCTGCACGAGATGGTGCGGCACCACCTGGCCGCCCGCCGGCAGGGCACCCAGTCCACACTGACCCGTTCCGAGGTGTCGGGCGGCGGCGCCAAACCCTGGCGCCAGAAGGGGACGGGGCGCGCTCGTCACGGGTCTACCCGGTCCCCCCAGTGGACGCACGGCGGCGTGGCGCTCGGCCCGAAGCCGAGGAGCTACCGCTATTCCGTCAACAAAAAAGTGCGCCGGCTCGCCATCCGCAGCGCGCTGTCGGCCAAGGCCGCGGCCGGCGAGATCCTGATCATCGAAGATCTGCGGCTCGACGCGGTCAAGACCAAAACCTTCGCCGCGTTTTTGCGCGCGCTGCCCGTGCAGGCCAAGCGTTCCCTCGTCGTCATCCCGGAGCCGCGCGAGTCGGTCATCCTCTCCGCGCGCAACATCCCGGGCGTGAAGACCACGCTGGCCGGGATCATCAACGTCTACGACCTGCTGGGCCACGGCGTGCTCATCCTCGACAGGGCCGCCGTCACCCGCATTGAGGAGGTGTACGCCCAGTGA
- the rplC gene encoding 50S ribosomal protein L3 encodes MDKAIIGRKVGMSQIFDESGRVIPVTVIEAGPCVVVQKKVGEKDGYSALQLGFEDVEARKLTKPEQGHLNKAGVALKRHLKEFKLSGADGYGVGDVIRADMFAEGDRVDCTGVSKGKGYQGAVKRWGASRGAMSHGGGPVHRHAGSMGANSSPSRVFPGKKMPGHMGAEQVTILNLDVVKVDPELNLIAVRGAVPGPRRGLVYLRNSVKN; translated from the coding sequence ATGGACAAGGCGATCATCGGCCGCAAGGTCGGGATGTCACAGATATTTGACGAGAGCGGCCGGGTCATCCCGGTCACGGTCATCGAAGCCGGGCCCTGCGTCGTCGTGCAGAAGAAGGTCGGGGAAAAAGACGGCTACAGCGCCTTGCAGCTCGGCTTCGAAGACGTGGAGGCGCGCAAGCTGACAAAGCCCGAGCAGGGGCACCTGAACAAGGCCGGCGTCGCGCTGAAGCGCCACCTGAAAGAATTCAAACTCTCCGGCGCCGACGGCTACGGCGTGGGTGACGTTATCCGGGCGGACATGTTTGCGGAGGGCGACCGCGTCGACTGCACCGGCGTCAGCAAGGGCAAAGGCTACCAGGGCGCCGTCAAGCGGTGGGGCGCCTCGCGGGGGGCCATGTCCCACGGCGGCGGCCCGGTGCACCGGCACGCCGGCTCCATGGGCGCGAACTCCAGCCCGTCCCGCGTCTTCCCCGGCAAAAAGATGCCGGGCCACATGGGCGCCGAGCAGGTCACCATCTTGAACCTTGACGTCGTCAAGGTCGACCCGGAACTGAACCTCATCGCCGTGCGCGGCGCCGTGCCCGGCCCCAGGCGCGGGCTCGTATATCTCCGCAACAGCGTCAAGAATTGA
- the rpsJ gene encoding 30S ribosomal protein S10 — protein MAAPAKEMIRIRLKAYDHQLVDQSAERIVETAKRTGARVSGPVPLPTHKEIVTILRAVHKYKDSREQFERRTHKRLVDILKPSQKTVESLMALELPAGVEIEIKL, from the coding sequence ATGGCAGCACCCGCGAAGGAAATGATCCGCATCCGGCTCAAAGCCTACGACCACCAGTTGGTCGACCAGTCGGCCGAGCGCATTGTGGAGACGGCAAAACGCACCGGCGCCCGGGTTTCCGGCCCCGTGCCCCTGCCGACGCACAAGGAGATCGTCACTATCTTGCGCGCCGTACACAAATACAAAGACAGCCGCGAGCAGTTTGAGCGGCGCACCCACAAGCGGCTCGTCGACATTTTAAAACCCTCGCAGAAGACCGTCGAGTCCCTGATGGCCCTGGAACTGCCGGCGGGCGTCGAGATCGAGATCAAACTTTAA